The Collimonas fungivorans Ter331 genome has a segment encoding these proteins:
- a CDS encoding SRPBCC domain-containing protein — MRNVIYKTVVLKATPDALFDMYVDPVLHQAITGLPVTIAAQAGAEFVAFDGALTGVMLQVVKPRLIVQTWRSPAFAEDDPDSILILSFHPQGEHGRIELVHLDVPDQDYEEVKLGWREKYFEPWREFLAN, encoded by the coding sequence ATGCGCAATGTGATTTATAAAACGGTGGTCTTGAAAGCTACTCCCGACGCTTTGTTCGACATGTATGTCGATCCGGTGCTGCACCAGGCGATCACCGGCTTGCCGGTCACTATTGCTGCGCAAGCCGGGGCTGAGTTCGTGGCTTTCGACGGCGCCCTGACCGGCGTCATGCTGCAGGTGGTCAAACCGCGCCTGATTGTCCAGACCTGGCGCTCGCCGGCGTTTGCCGAAGACGATCCGGATTCGATCCTGATCCTGTCGTTCCACCCGCAAGGCGAGCACGGGCGGATTGAACTGGTGCACCTGGACGTGCCGGACCAGGATTACGAAGAGGTCAAGCTCGGCTGGCGCGAAAAATATTTCGAGCCATGGCGTGAATTCCTCGCGAATTGA
- a CDS encoding VF530 family DNA-binding protein yields the protein MTQHTQNHLHGVTLEAMLTELVAHYGWEGLGQRIDIRCFKADPSIKSSLTFLRKTAWAREKVEALYVGMRRAMK from the coding sequence ATGACACAACACACACAGAACCACCTGCACGGCGTCACGCTGGAGGCCATGCTGACCGAGCTGGTCGCTCACTACGGCTGGGAAGGCCTGGGACAGAGGATAGACATCCGTTGCTTCAAGGCCGATCCGAGCATCAAGTCCAGCCTGACATTCTTGCGCAAGACGGCATGGGCGCGCGAAAAAGTGGAAGCCCTGTATGTCGGCATGCGGCGTGCAATGAAATGA
- a CDS encoding glycoside hydrolase family 99-like domain-containing protein produces MSALFIAYVYPGWHASSFRPGFDEWKLLDRFRSYYEGHVTPPRPQAGYYDDSRPETAEASMRQASAYGIAGFSYFAYYRRGGFVLDAPVDAAFARATTVSAFQLSLTLCLRLPHRALPLPLDYRHWRDARQAAAEPCLQPDIARRAEIPRQHTFSEVSDLIGGSELEGFSVASFLRMKNCR; encoded by the coding sequence GTGAGCGCACTGTTCATCGCGTACGTCTATCCCGGCTGGCACGCGTCGTCGTTCCGTCCAGGTTTCGACGAGTGGAAACTGCTCGACCGCTTCCGGTCTTACTACGAGGGGCACGTGACGCCGCCCAGGCCGCAGGCCGGGTATTACGACGACTCCCGTCCCGAAACGGCCGAGGCAAGCATGCGCCAGGCGAGCGCCTACGGCATTGCCGGATTTTCCTATTTCGCTTACTACCGGCGCGGCGGATTTGTCCTCGACGCACCTGTCGATGCAGCATTCGCGCGCGCCACAACCGTATCTGCGTTTCAATTGTCGCTGACGCTTTGCCTGCGCTTGCCGCATCGCGCACTGCCGCTGCCGCTCGACTACCGCCACTGGCGCGATGCCCGCCAGGCGGCTGCCGAGCCCTGCCTGCAACCGGATATCGCCCGGCGCGCAGAGATCCCACGGCAGCATACTTTTAGCGAAGTCTCCGACCTCATCGGAGGTTCCGAACTGGAAGGCTTCTCGGTCGCATCATTCCTGCGAATGAAAAACTGCAGATAG
- a CDS encoding glycoside hydrolase family 99-like domain-containing protein produces MNRDNPHERLELLDWQSMIALFEGWAERYCAHPSYFRIGGRPVCSFLNLGDFVNTYGLDGFQLIIQTARQIMQRRLGQDPFVIGVFGEATLKHCALANLTSIDGTTGYGLLPEWTGPPVQHYAELIPRRTAEWAMVQRHLRVPFFPVVCAGWDATVRGEWAADLRNCRGFPWRPVVDGVNAELFGHFVDAAVAFNLAHHPELNVVYVHAWNEWTESSAIEPSDRFGDQFLRQLAQRTRPMPLEPTPNLPLNGANHRDIST; encoded by the coding sequence ATGAATCGGGACAATCCGCACGAGCGGCTCGAACTGCTCGACTGGCAAAGCATGATTGCGTTATTCGAAGGATGGGCCGAGCGCTACTGCGCACATCCTTCGTATTTCCGCATCGGCGGCCGGCCGGTATGTTCGTTCCTGAACCTGGGCGATTTCGTGAACACCTATGGTCTGGATGGATTCCAGCTCATCATCCAGACCGCCCGCCAGATCATGCAAAGGCGCCTGGGGCAGGATCCTTTTGTCATCGGCGTGTTTGGCGAAGCCACCTTGAAGCACTGCGCGCTGGCGAACCTGACTTCGATCGACGGCACCACGGGCTACGGACTGCTGCCGGAATGGACCGGCCCGCCGGTGCAGCACTATGCCGAACTGATTCCGCGCAGGACCGCCGAATGGGCCATGGTGCAGCGTCATCTGCGGGTGCCGTTCTTTCCCGTCGTGTGCGCCGGCTGGGATGCAACCGTGCGCGGCGAATGGGCGGCGGACCTGCGCAACTGCCGCGGCTTTCCCTGGCGCCCGGTAGTCGACGGCGTCAACGCCGAACTGTTCGGCCACTTCGTCGATGCCGCGGTCGCTTTCAACCTTGCCCACCACCCGGAGCTCAATGTGGTCTATGTGCATGCATGGAACGAATGGACGGAATCTTCCGCGATCGAACCCAGCGACCGCTTCGGCGACCAGTTCCTGCGGCAGCTGGCGCAGCGGACGCGCCCGATGCCGCTCGAACCGACTCCGAACCTGCCCTTGAATGGCGCTAACCACCGGGACATATCGACATGA
- a CDS encoding glycoside hydrolase family 99-like domain-containing protein, which yields MKQPTQFIAYVYPGWHANAFRGDFDEWTLFDKFSPYFDGHQMPSRPAAGFYDDSQQSCSRRQVQEAADAGINGFTYFFYYGNDGPIMAEPLGAALDAAAAADTVADTAFEVGTTWCLRLPHTNFPIPLVSDGMGISIDRITGKAAPDGEFTIGELGRVLGPNCLDQLSLSAAMRLTQIGPRQKKK from the coding sequence ATGAAACAACCTACACAGTTCATCGCCTATGTCTATCCTGGCTGGCACGCCAATGCATTCCGCGGCGATTTTGACGAATGGACCCTGTTTGACAAGTTCTCGCCCTATTTTGACGGGCACCAGATGCCGTCGCGCCCTGCAGCCGGATTCTATGACGACAGCCAGCAGTCATGTTCAAGACGGCAGGTGCAGGAAGCCGCTGACGCCGGCATCAATGGCTTCACCTATTTTTTTTATTACGGCAACGACGGTCCGATCATGGCCGAACCGCTTGGCGCTGCCCTCGATGCAGCGGCCGCAGCCGACACTGTAGCTGATACCGCATTCGAGGTAGGAACAACCTGGTGCCTACGCCTGCCCCACACAAATTTTCCCATTCCACTGGTTTCCGACGGCATGGGAATCAGCATCGACAGGATTACAGGCAAGGCCGCGCCGGACGGCGAATTCACCATCGGTGAGCTGGGCCGGGTGCTGGGACCGAATTGCCTTGACCAGCTTTCGCTCAGCGCAGCAATGCGGCTGACGCAAATCGGGCCCAGGCAGAAAAAGAAATAA
- a CDS encoding glycoside hydrolase family 99-like domain-containing protein has translation MSTNPATRNPQPLRPVIQRSGRLSIGAVDGFLDDWIARFASRRAFLRIDGRPVLSLLNVTDFDKLYGTDGFLFLLQYIRRKLISHFGVNPFLIGVFPLIDEYHTRILQRLPVDAVTGYGMLPDWEGPPVQWYGELIPKRVAEWHRLQQRLSIPFLPVVCAGWDATLRGAPVADIRQVRGFPWRPIVAGVTPQLFGRFLDEAIAFNQRWHPAHRVVFLHAYNEWTEASAIEPSERFGSGFLEQIHARSRQLEGAL, from the coding sequence ATGTCGACTAACCCGGCGACCAGGAATCCGCAGCCGCTGCGCCCTGTCATCCAGCGCTCGGGCCGGTTGAGCATCGGCGCCGTCGACGGTTTTCTCGACGACTGGATCGCCCGGTTTGCTTCGCGCCGGGCGTTTCTCCGGATTGACGGCCGCCCGGTGCTGTCGCTGCTCAACGTTACCGATTTCGACAAGCTCTATGGGACGGACGGCTTCCTGTTCCTGCTGCAGTACATCCGCCGCAAGCTGATCTCCCATTTCGGCGTGAATCCCTTTCTGATCGGCGTCTTTCCGCTGATCGACGAATACCACACCAGAATTCTCCAGCGCTTGCCGGTAGACGCCGTCACCGGGTACGGCATGCTGCCCGACTGGGAAGGGCCGCCGGTGCAATGGTACGGCGAACTGATACCCAAGCGGGTGGCCGAATGGCATCGGCTCCAGCAGCGGCTCAGCATCCCGTTCCTGCCGGTGGTCTGCGCCGGCTGGGACGCCACGCTGCGCGGTGCGCCGGTCGCCGACATCCGGCAAGTGCGAGGTTTCCCCTGGCGGCCGATCGTGGCCGGCGTCACGCCCCAGCTGTTCGGCCGCTTCCTGGACGAAGCGATTGCCTTCAACCAGCGCTGGCACCCGGCCCACCGCGTGGTTTTCCTGCACGCCTACAACGAATGGACCGAGGCTTCGGCTATCGAGCCCAGCGAACGGTTTGGCTCGGGCTTCCTGGAGCAGATTCACGCCAGGTCCAGGCAGCTGGAAGGAGCGTTATGA
- a CDS encoding formyltransferase family protein, with amino-acid sequence MKLLIAGKSFIGCHSLRHASDMRALGITGYTLLALPNAGGDTAWEPSMRRTARQLGVDIVDDIAAAGLSGSDIFLSVEYDRKVRIEDLGGARAYNLHLAALPGYRGCLNSTWPLRNGESTAAATLHQLTDKIDAGPVIAVRRFQISAFHSAFDLYLLLQRHGFELVKEQFAAMLTADHVLQPQAAGQAAFYARGSIDFQSLDVGDFERPARVVDGWVRSLIFPPHQLPRFGGRAICACECIALPRRKQHRPGEVAAGSGSHAVIACGDGYVRFEFEGGLQ; translated from the coding sequence ATGAAACTGCTAATCGCCGGCAAGAGTTTCATCGGCTGCCACAGCTTGCGCCATGCCAGCGACATGCGGGCGCTGGGTATAACCGGCTATACGCTGCTGGCGCTGCCCAATGCCGGCGGTGACACTGCCTGGGAACCGTCAATGCGCCGCACTGCGCGCCAGCTTGGCGTCGATATCGTCGACGACATCGCCGCTGCCGGCCTCAGCGGCAGCGATATATTCCTGTCGGTCGAATACGATCGCAAAGTCCGCATCGAGGATTTGGGCGGCGCCCGCGCCTACAATCTCCACCTGGCGGCGCTGCCTGGCTATCGCGGCTGCCTCAACAGCACCTGGCCGCTGCGCAATGGCGAATCTACCGCGGCCGCCACGCTGCACCAGCTGACCGACAAAATAGACGCGGGACCGGTGATCGCCGTTCGCCGATTCCAGATTTCAGCGTTTCATAGCGCCTTCGATTTGTATCTCCTCCTGCAACGCCATGGGTTCGAACTGGTGAAGGAACAATTCGCCGCCATGCTCACCGCCGATCACGTCCTGCAGCCGCAAGCTGCCGGCCAGGCGGCTTTTTATGCGCGAGGCTCGATCGATTTCCAGTCCCTGGACGTCGGTGATTTCGAGCGGCCGGCGCGTGTTGTCGATGGCTGGGTGCGCTCCCTGATTTTTCCGCCGCATCAGCTTCCCCGATTCGGCGGACGCGCCATCTGTGCCTGCGAATGCATTGCGCTGCCGCGCAGGAAGCAGCACCGGCCGGGAGAGGTAGCCGCCGGCAGCGGCAGCCACGCAGTGATCGCCTGCGGAGATGGTTATGTGCGCTTCGAATTCGAGGGAGGCTTGCAATGA
- a CDS encoding DegT/DnrJ/EryC1/StrS family aminotransferase, producing MNIASAKIVMPAEDIDEITRNIRLILESGRLILGPYTEAFEHALSSMHGGAHAIAVSNGTGALEIILRALGVQGRQVVVPANTFFATAAAALHAGATLRFADVGAQTMMLTLASVERAVTADTAAVVMVHIGGAISPELDAIKAFCEARGIYLAEDAAHALGSTYQGRAAGTLGAAGSFSFYPTKIVTCGEGGAIITHDAAIAREAVIHRDQGKQAFSENCHIRLGYNWRLSEIHAAVGLVQLRRLQQFITAKRAVAARYDQRIAVLDGVTPVPEGAGVRSNYHKYVVLLDAGCDRAMLRSMMQETAGIQLGTGVYDVPLHLQPVFSGMDNTGLQVAEDVCARHVCLPIHSDMTFADADRVITALAACLARLRKTAAPLVHEGDLQ from the coding sequence ATGAACATCGCTTCGGCAAAGATCGTCATGCCGGCAGAGGATATCGACGAAATCACGCGAAACATCCGCCTCATTCTCGAAAGCGGGCGGCTTATCCTCGGGCCTTACACCGAGGCCTTCGAACACGCTCTGTCAAGCATGCATGGCGGCGCGCACGCAATCGCCGTCAGCAACGGTACCGGTGCGCTGGAAATCATCCTGCGCGCGCTGGGCGTGCAGGGCAGACAGGTAGTGGTTCCTGCCAATACCTTTTTTGCGACAGCCGCAGCAGCGCTGCATGCCGGCGCCACCCTGCGCTTTGCCGACGTCGGCGCGCAGACCATGATGCTTACCCTGGCGAGCGTCGAACGCGCGGTGACGGCCGATACCGCAGCGGTGGTCATGGTGCATATCGGCGGCGCCATTTCGCCAGAACTGGATGCGATCAAAGCGTTTTGCGAAGCGCGCGGCATATATCTGGCTGAAGATGCGGCGCACGCCCTGGGATCGACCTATCAAGGACGGGCGGCAGGAACGCTCGGCGCAGCAGGCTCATTCTCGTTCTATCCGACCAAGATCGTCACTTGCGGCGAAGGCGGCGCGATCATCACGCACGATGCAGCGATTGCGCGCGAAGCCGTCATTCACCGCGACCAGGGCAAACAGGCTTTTTCCGAGAATTGCCACATCCGGCTCGGCTATAACTGGCGCCTGAGCGAAATTCATGCGGCGGTTGGACTGGTCCAGCTACGGCGGCTGCAGCAGTTCATCACGGCAAAACGCGCCGTTGCCGCAAGATACGACCAGCGCATCGCTGTCCTCGACGGCGTCACGCCGGTCCCGGAAGGCGCCGGCGTACGTTCGAATTACCATAAATATGTTGTGCTGCTCGATGCCGGCTGCGACAGGGCGATGCTGCGCTCCATGATGCAGGAAACGGCTGGCATCCAGCTTGGAACCGGCGTCTACGATGTGCCGCTGCATCTGCAGCCGGTTTTTTCGGGCATGGACAATACCGGCCTGCAGGTAGCGGAAGACGTTTGCGCCCGCCACGTCTGCCTGCCGATTCATTCCGACATGACATTTGCGGACGCCGACCGCGTCATTACCGCGCTGGCCGCCTGCCTGGCCCGCTTGCGCAAAACCGCGGCGCCGCTTGTCCACGAAGGCGATCTGCAATGA
- a CDS encoding Mur ligase family protein, with amino-acid sequence MDRHAALPRMRPPAPPLWSDCLLTVGVTGTNGKTSTTGMVANALGCLQQPVARITSIGAYVGSEHMNVPRSYAGLVETMRAVLQRGGHYAALELASWSLAQGFMQAWPCQVGVFTNLTPEHMDIHGSMENYLAAKTQLFINLPEAGIAVLNGCDPASEVIAAVTPPGTRIIYYGTASRGRPRHALDIIADEVAVSWTGTRLRLSAAAGLGAVPVKLTLRAIGEIYAENALAALAAAIGAGVPAQQAADAIAATAPPPGRFEILGQSPWIVLDYAHTPDAICRTLSTARQLSHGCISIVFGAGGDRDRPKRKLMGQAAMAADRVFLTSDNPRNEDPLAIIEDIRLGLQGHRDISVNPDRRQAIIAALAAASGDDVVILAGRGPETHQCVRAAWHPMCDADIVREIIGGEPVVHEGWT; translated from the coding sequence ATGGATAGGCATGCTGCGCTGCCTCGCATGCGCCCTCCTGCGCCGCCCCTATGGAGCGATTGCCTGCTGACGGTCGGCGTCACCGGGACCAACGGCAAGACTTCGACTACCGGCATGGTGGCAAACGCGCTTGGCTGCCTGCAACAGCCGGTGGCTCGCATCACCAGCATCGGCGCCTATGTCGGCAGCGAGCACATGAACGTGCCGCGCAGCTACGCCGGCCTGGTCGAGACGATGCGCGCGGTCTTGCAGCGTGGCGGCCATTACGCCGCGCTTGAGCTGGCCAGCTGGTCGTTGGCCCAGGGTTTCATGCAAGCGTGGCCGTGCCAGGTTGGCGTCTTTACCAACCTTACCCCCGAACATATGGATATCCACGGCTCGATGGAAAACTACCTGGCCGCCAAGACCCAGCTGTTCATCAACCTGCCGGAAGCGGGGATCGCCGTGCTCAATGGCTGCGACCCGGCGTCAGAAGTTATCGCAGCCGTCACGCCGCCTGGAACGCGGATCATTTATTACGGTACGGCGTCGCGCGGCCGGCCGCGGCACGCGCTGGACATTATCGCGGACGAGGTTGCCGTGAGCTGGACCGGCACCCGCCTGCGCTTGTCGGCAGCAGCCGGCCTCGGTGCAGTGCCGGTGAAACTGACGCTGCGGGCGATTGGTGAAATTTACGCGGAAAATGCGCTAGCCGCACTGGCTGCAGCCATCGGCGCTGGTGTCCCGGCGCAGCAGGCGGCCGATGCCATTGCGGCAACCGCGCCGCCGCCGGGCCGCTTTGAAATACTCGGGCAATCACCATGGATCGTGCTGGACTATGCCCACACGCCCGATGCCATCTGCCGTACGCTTTCCACGGCGCGCCAGTTGAGCCACGGCTGCATCTCGATCGTCTTCGGCGCCGGCGGCGACCGCGACCGGCCCAAGCGGAAGCTGATGGGACAGGCGGCAATGGCGGCCGACCGCGTGTTCCTTACCAGCGACAATCCGCGCAACGAAGATCCGCTGGCCATCATCGAAGATATCCGGCTTGGACTGCAAGGACATCGGGACATCAGTGTCAATCCCGATCGCAGGCAGGCCATCATCGCAGCGCTTGCAGCGGCCTCGGGCGACGATGTCGTCATCCTCGCCGGCCGCGGCCCGGAGACGCACCAATGCGTACGGGCGGCCTGGCACCCCATGTGCGACGCCGATATCGTCCGGGAGATCATCGGCGGCGAACCGGTGGTTCACGAAGGATGGACATGA
- a CDS encoding DUF6071 family protein has product MTAPKKILLVNGCSHTAGSEIDTLGVAPHGYSPEKAFGAHLANAMGCDDYVNIAMPGGSNERITRTTIDWIGKYHKPADQLFVVIMWTGRDRFELYDDRNRIWLSLCPGVERSRWFADFTYAVQQYFKFHMLVRTSDVQTYSRLWAEVIMMQSYLKINHINYMFCNAYQGLPETLDYAGFRSQVDLAAYYQPFEDSTGFVQILTQQGFKTRAGDNVHFGEDGHRYWAGVLHAFIQDRRLA; this is encoded by the coding sequence ATGACGGCTCCCAAAAAAATACTGCTGGTCAACGGCTGCAGCCACACCGCGGGATCGGAAATCGATACGCTTGGCGTGGCGCCGCACGGGTATTCGCCGGAAAAGGCATTCGGCGCCCATCTTGCCAATGCAATGGGTTGCGACGATTACGTCAACATTGCAATGCCCGGGGGTTCCAACGAACGGATCACGCGCACCACGATCGACTGGATAGGCAAATACCATAAGCCCGCGGACCAGCTGTTCGTGGTGATCATGTGGACCGGCCGCGACCGCTTCGAACTTTACGACGACCGCAACCGGATCTGGCTCAGCCTGTGTCCGGGCGTAGAACGCTCCAGGTGGTTCGCCGACTTCACTTATGCGGTCCAGCAATACTTCAAGTTCCACATGCTGGTGCGCACCAGCGATGTCCAGACTTACTCGCGGCTCTGGGCCGAAGTCATCATGATGCAGAGCTACCTGAAGATCAACCACATCAACTACATGTTCTGCAACGCCTACCAGGGCCTTCCCGAAACCCTGGACTATGCCGGCTTCCGCAGCCAGGTCGATCTTGCCGCCTACTACCAGCCATTCGAAGACAGCACCGGTTTTGTGCAGATCCTGACGCAGCAGGGATTCAAGACGCGCGCCGGCGACAACGTGCATTTTGGCGAAGACGGGCATCGTTATTGGGCCGGCGTCTTGCACGCCTTTATTCAAGACAGGAGACTGGCATGA
- a CDS encoding carbamoyltransferase family protein has protein sequence MISWGISARSHDAALAVFADGTLVFAGHAERYSKIKNDSELAPGLVADALAYGEPGQIVWYERPWLKKTRQMLAGQWQEIRKTENIARYLSRYLTSRPISFTGHHLSHAAAGYYTSPFRDATIIVLDAIGEWQTYTIWEATGTQLKLRFSQRYPHSVGLWYSAMTQRCGFKPNEEEYILMGLSAFGDPLKYYDRIKADFFVWQQGHPSIRLRHNLHRGCRWWAPEVTDVENIAAATQRIYEDILLHASRFACKTLPSRNLVLMGGCALNCVANRRLADSGDWGDIWVMPCPGDAGSSIGCVLATMQEFVHWPGPFLGHRIDGAYPVAPALRRLTAGEVVGIANGRAEFGPRALGNRSLLADPRIADSQSKVNAIKQRERFRPFAPAIIVEMATDYFDMGVPSSPYMQFTARCRQPEQFPGIVHVDGTSRVQTVTATDNPGFYALLREFHHATGCPMLLNTSLNVKGEPLVNDRHDAARFAITYGVPVFCDGTEEKPGPPVTATRSDPTLLFSYNP, from the coding sequence ATGATTTCCTGGGGCATCTCTGCCCGCAGCCATGACGCGGCATTGGCGGTATTCGCCGACGGAACGCTGGTGTTTGCAGGGCATGCGGAACGCTATTCAAAAATCAAGAACGACAGCGAACTTGCTCCCGGCCTGGTTGCGGACGCGCTCGCCTATGGCGAACCGGGACAGATCGTCTGGTACGAGCGCCCCTGGCTGAAAAAAACCAGGCAGATGCTGGCAGGACAATGGCAGGAAATCCGGAAGACCGAAAACATCGCTCGCTACCTGTCCAGATACCTGACCTCTCGCCCCATTTCATTCACCGGCCATCACCTGAGCCACGCGGCGGCAGGATATTACACATCGCCTTTCCGCGATGCGACGATCATTGTGCTGGACGCCATCGGCGAATGGCAAACCTATACCATCTGGGAAGCCACGGGAACCCAGCTCAAGCTCCGCTTCAGCCAGCGCTACCCGCATTCGGTCGGCCTCTGGTACTCCGCCATGACCCAGCGCTGCGGCTTCAAGCCGAACGAAGAAGAGTACATCCTGATGGGCCTGTCGGCCTTCGGCGATCCGCTGAAATATTACGACAGGATCAAGGCCGATTTTTTTGTGTGGCAGCAGGGCCACCCGTCGATTCGGCTGCGCCATAACCTGCATCGCGGCTGCAGATGGTGGGCGCCGGAGGTGACGGATGTGGAAAACATCGCCGCCGCGACCCAAAGGATCTATGAGGACATCCTGCTGCACGCATCGCGCTTTGCATGCAAGACCCTGCCGAGCAGGAACCTGGTGCTGATGGGCGGCTGCGCCCTCAACTGCGTAGCCAACCGGCGCCTGGCGGACAGCGGCGACTGGGGTGACATATGGGTGATGCCCTGTCCCGGCGATGCCGGCAGCAGCATCGGCTGTGTGCTGGCGACCATGCAGGAATTCGTGCACTGGCCCGGACCGTTTCTCGGGCACAGGATCGACGGCGCCTATCCCGTCGCACCGGCCTTGCGGCGCCTGACGGCCGGCGAAGTGGTCGGCATCGCCAACGGCCGGGCCGAGTTCGGCCCGCGTGCGCTGGGCAACCGCAGCCTGCTGGCTGATCCACGGATTGCCGACAGCCAGTCGAAGGTCAACGCCATCAAGCAGCGGGAGCGCTTCAGGCCGTTCGCGCCCGCCATCATCGTTGAAATGGCCACAGATTATTTCGACATGGGTGTGCCGTCCAGCCCCTACATGCAATTTACCGCCAGGTGCAGGCAGCCTGAACAGTTTCCAGGCATTGTCCACGTCGACGGCACCTCGCGCGTGCAGACCGTGACGGCCACGGACAATCCCGGATTCTACGCATTGCTGCGGGAATTCCACCACGCCACGGGCTGTCCCATGCTGCTCAATACCAGCCTGAATGTGAAAGGTGAACCGCTCGTCAACGATAGGCACGATGCTGCGCGCTTTGCCATTACCTATGGCGTGCCGGTGTTCTGCGATGGAACAGAAGAAAAGCCGGGGCCGCCGGTAACGGCAACCCGGTCGGACCCGACTCTTCTCTTTTCATACAACCCCTAA
- a CDS encoding SGNH/GDSL hydrolase family protein: MAEVQSDAKPDPAYTHRLSSSGPLSKEQLLKQQAQKPAARSMAATAAASTSTYTYLRCWYRTGSNPTKPTTTYVWGLDPSSGDYYRINGYWWAGGLLNWENMFYSDVTQNTLQSVCQSTLSAKGISQPVAMVAAADNALSFNYTVWTNDSVVQGGINKIVAFGDSLSDTQNVYNASQWKLPNSGSWFLGRFSNGKNWVEYLADNLQLPLYNWAIGGAGVSTQNLVIPGVIQQVQSYTEYMQKAQNYQPQNTLFTMLIGGNDLVNYNSTVDQVISGQSQALQNLIQAGARNILLLKLPDVSKAPVFTIKTNGPAVAAQVVDLNTRLAALVASLQTQYGSSLHIRLFDSYALFNDLLSNPAKYQVSNTTQSCLNINTDSSTNYLSTQSARSQCSNPDSFVFWDTLHPTTHTHKLLADAVTAFYKAGQ; the protein is encoded by the coding sequence GTGGCAGAAGTCCAATCCGATGCAAAACCCGATCCTGCTTATACCCACCGGCTATCGTCGTCCGGCCCGCTCTCCAAAGAGCAGTTGCTGAAGCAGCAGGCGCAAAAGCCTGCCGCGCGCAGCATGGCTGCGACCGCGGCGGCCAGCACCAGCACCTACACTTATTTGCGCTGCTGGTACCGCACCGGCAGCAACCCGACCAAGCCGACCACCACCTACGTCTGGGGGCTCGATCCGTCCAGCGGCGATTATTACCGCATCAACGGCTACTGGTGGGCCGGCGGCCTGCTCAATTGGGAAAACATGTTCTACAGCGATGTCACGCAGAACACGCTGCAATCGGTATGCCAAAGTACGCTAAGCGCCAAAGGCATCAGCCAGCCGGTGGCGATGGTGGCGGCCGCCGACAATGCGCTGTCGTTCAACTACACCGTGTGGACCAACGACAGCGTGGTCCAGGGCGGCATCAACAAGATCGTCGCGTTCGGCGACAGCTTGTCCGATACCCAGAACGTCTACAACGCCTCGCAATGGAAGCTGCCCAATTCCGGCAGCTGGTTCCTGGGCCGCTTCAGCAACGGCAAGAACTGGGTCGAATACCTGGCCGACAATCTGCAGCTTCCCTTGTACAACTGGGCTATCGGCGGCGCCGGCGTGAGCACCCAGAACCTGGTGATTCCGGGCGTGATCCAGCAAGTGCAGTCGTACACCGAGTACATGCAGAAGGCGCAGAATTACCAGCCGCAAAACACCTTGTTTACCATGCTCATAGGCGGCAACGACCTGGTCAACTACAACAGCACGGTCGACCAGGTGATCAGCGGCCAGAGTCAGGCCTTGCAAAACCTGATCCAGGCCGGCGCCAGGAATATCCTGCTGCTCAAGCTGCCCGATGTATCCAAGGCGCCTGTGTTTACCATCAAGACCAACGGCCCGGCTGTTGCGGCGCAGGTGGTTGACCTGAACACGCGGCTGGCGGCGCTGGTCGCCTCCTTGCAGACGCAATACGGCTCAAGTTTGCATATCCGCCTGTTCGACAGCTATGCGCTGTTCAACGACCTGCTGAGCAACCCGGCCAAATACCAGGTCAGCAATACCACCCAGTCCTGCCTGAACATCAACACCGATTCCAGCACCAACTACCTGAGCACGCAGAGCGCGCGATCACAGTGCAGCAATCCGGACAGTTTTGTGTTCTGGGACACGCTGCATCCGACCACGCATACGCACAAGCTGCTGGCCGATGCGGTGACGGCTTTTTACAAGGCAGGGCAGTAA